TTTCTTCATCAAGCTTTGCTAGTGCGCCAGCTGTTTTATCACATATAGCAGTTGGTTGATTTCTTAGCAGAATATGACCTGCATTATCGTCAAAAAATTCTTTTTCTCCATGGTAAATAGCTGTTTTTCCCGTAAATACACAAGGACCATCAGCAGGCATCGGATCTTTTATTGCACAAACCTCTACACTTTCTATATAAATAAGTTCATCTGTAGGGTAATGGTTTGGACTCAGTACTCGGTAAGCTCTTTTGGCTCTTATTTCTATCGTCCCAAACCCTACGTCTGTCATCGCCTTGATATAATCTTTTAAAGGAATTGAACCGCTCAAACATTCTGCTCTTAGTCGGTCATCACTTCTAAGGGTTTCATTCATTTCTTGCTCACAAATAGGATCAGACATCACTAATCGACCATTTGGTTTAAGCACACGATACATTTCTTTTAAGGCTTTTGTAAGATCTTCTTCTTTAAAGATATTAAATAGGCAATTTTGAGCGGCTACATCTATTGTATTATCTTCTATAGGGAGGTTGAGCGCATCTCCTTTTTTCAGTTCAACAAATTCTTTGTTGAACCAAGTATTACTCTTTTCAGCTTCCTCAAAATTTTTGGCTGAAGCCTCAAGCATTTCGTCAACGACATCTACTCCTATAACGCCCCCTTTTTTACGTGAAAAGTAGGAAAACTGAAGTAATTCCATTCCTCCTCCTACTCCTACATAAAGGACATTTGGAGTATTCACTAAATCTCTTGGGTTTACCGTAGAACCACATCCATAATTCATTTCTAACATGATTTTTGGAATTTCCAACTCTGGAAAACTCCAAACTGGATTTGTGGTACAACAAAGACCTACATCTGGGGTTTCTGCTGCTGCTTTATATAAATCGTTGGTGGCTTTTAAATAACTCATATCTTGGTGTTTTTTTATATTACCGTTCCTTGACAACTAGAACCCGCACCTGCGGTACATCCATAGCAATGTTGGTTGACGATAATATTTCTATTTTCTAATTCTTTTAGGTTAAAATCTTTGAGGTGCTTACTGGTTTTTGTGGCTACTTTTAGATCAAGCATTTGGTTAAAGTCACAATCGTATAAAAAACCATCCCAGCTAACAGATAGTGTATTGGTACACATTACATTTTCTACTGCTGAAGGATTATATGCCTCAATCAAAGTTTCCATATAGTCTTCATAATTCTCTGAACGAATTAAATACTCTAAAAATCGACTTACGGGTAAATTGGTAATGGCAAAAAGGCTATTAAATTCTATTCCAAAATCTTCTTTTAGAGATTTTTTAAATTGATTTTCTAGCTCACCTTGGTCAGCAGGCAAAAAAGCTCCAGCAGGATTATAAACCAAATCTAGTTGTAATCCGCTTCCTTCTTTACCATATCCTACCTTATTCAGCTCCTTCAATGCTTCTATAGATGCTTGAAAAACTCCATCTCCTCTTTGTTTGTCTGTTTTTCCTTTTTTATAGAAAGGTAATGAAGAAACTACGTGGATATTATGTTTCTTAAAAAAGGCAGGCATATCATGATACCTTGGTGCAGCACGCAAAATGGTAAGATTCGATCTTACAATAAAATCTTGAACACCTATTTTACTTGCTTCTTCCACAAACCATCTAAAGTGCGGATTCATTTCTGGTGCTCCACCAGTGAGATCTAAAGTTGTTGCTCCAGATTTTTTATAGACTTCCAAACAAAGCTCCATCGTTTCTTTGGTCATAATCTCTCGTCTATCTGGGCCAGCGTCTACATGACAATGTGCACATACTTGATTACACATATATCCAACATTTATCTGAAAGATATCAAGTTTCTTAGGCTTCAGTGGAAAATGAGTACCTTCTTTTAATTTTTGAGTAAATGTAGGCAATTCTGTTTCCTGAAAACGCTTACCAGAAAGCCAATCCATTTGTAATTTAGGACTTGCTAAAGGAATTTTTTGAGCTAATAATGATTTTTTACTTCCCATAGATTACATCGAAAGTTTATCATATTTATTCATCATCTGAACACTGTGTACCAATGTCGCTCCTGAACGGATTGCAGCAGCTACATGAACTGCTTCCATCATTTCTTCTTTTTCTAATCCTCTCTTGATCCCATCTTGCGAATAAGCATCAATACAATAGGAACATTGTACAGTATGTGCCACTGCGAGTGCTATTAAAGATTTTTCTCTGCTCGTTAAAGCTCCGTCTTTAAAAACCTCTCCATAGTAGTCAAAGAATTTTTCTCCGAGCTCTTGATCCCATTCTGTTATTTCACCAAATTTTTTGAGATCTTTAGGGTTGTAATAAGTTTTTTCAGCCATAATTTAGCATTAATATTATTTTTAAAAAAATCAAACAAATTTTCTATTAAGAAACCTATTTTCAAGTATTTTCCTTTTTAGAATCGCTATCAAATTGCCCGATTTATCTTTTCTTGTTCAGTTTATACCGATTACTTGCTGAAAGTACTCACTTATATCATTACGTTCATAACTGATTTTTAGCAATGTATCGACATAACACCACTGTGTAAATTCACACCGTAAATGGTATTACTTCTTTTAGTATCTAAAAATAATCAATCATTACAAATTTAATAGGGAAATATTCATTTTTATTGGCAAACAAAAAACAGGAGCTTTTTAATAAAGTCCTGTTTTTAGTGTTTTAAATTCGTCTTTTAAAAAAGCCCTATATTTCTACATGGTCTCCTCCAGCCACTTAAAGAATTCTCTGTGCCAAAGCAAAGAATTTTGTGGTCCAAGCACCCAGTGTCCTTCATTTGGAAAATACATCAATCTTGCTTTCAATCCCTTCATTCTTGCAGCTTGATAAGCTTCTAATCCTTGAGTATCTGGAACACGATAGTCTTTTCCTCCATGGATAACCATCATCGGTGTATCCCAGTTTTGAACATATTTATGTGGTGAGTTTTTCTGGTAATTTTCTTTGTAGGTATCTATCCAATAAGGACCACCAATATCCCAATGTGCAAAAAACAATTCCTCAGTAGATCCATACCAAGATTCTAAGTTGAATAGACCACAATGAGAAATAAATGTTTTAAATCTCTTTTGATGAATTCCTGCCAGCATATAAACAGAATATCCACCATAAGAAGCTCCCACAGCTCCTATTTTATCTTCATCTACAAAAGATTCTTTTTTAAGATCATCTACTGCTGATAAATAATCCTTCATAGCTTGACCACCCCAATCTCTACTAATTGCGGCATTCCATTCTTCTCCAAAACCTGGTAATCCTCTTCGGTTTGGAGCTATTACGATATAACCTTGTGCTGCCATCAACTGGAAATTCCAGCGGTATGAATAAAATTGTGAAACCATCGCTTGTGGTCCACCCTGACAATACAATAATGCTGGGTACTTTTTATTGGGATCAAAATTTGGAGGATAAATCACCCATGTGAGCATCTTCTTCCCGTCTGAGGTAGTTACAGCTCTTTTTTCCACTTTACTATCCAAAATTTTACTGTATACGTCTTCATTCACCTTAGAAATCGCCTTAAGATTACCTCCGTCTAAATCGCATTGATAAAGTTCTGTAGCTCTATTAAAATCTGTTCTTGACAAAATCAATTTATTTTCCAAAACATCTGCCAATCCATAGTTAAAATCTCCTGTGGTTATTTTAGTAATAGGTGGATTTTCGAAGGTACTCGATACATCTATTTTAAAAATATGATTGCTTCCTCTAAATGGTGCTTGAAAATAAATATTGTTTCCATCTTTGGACCATTTGAAATCTTGAACTGTTTCAGAAAAATTGTAGGTCAAATTGTATAATAAATCTTTAGATCTTTTAAGAACTACAATATTGTTTTTATCTGATTCATAAGTAGGTGTTCGCATTTGTGTCCATGCCAAATATTTTCCATTTGGAGAAAAACTTGGGTGCGTATCATATCCTTTATTTTCAGCTGATAAAACTTTTGTTTTCCTTGACTTAACATCATATTCATATAAATCAGTATTGGTACTTGAAGCGTATTTTTTACCTGTGTATTTCTTCGCTACGTATACTAATTTTCGTCCATCAGGTGACCACGTAAGATCTCCAAATCCTCCAAAAGGCTTGGTAGGAACATCAAATTTTGTTTTCTTTAAAATATCAACCTTCTCTCCATACAGTCTTCCGCTGTTATAACTCTGCACTACTAAATGATCATAAAACTCATCATTCCATTGATTCCAATGACGATAGTTGAGATCATCATATATTTTTACATCTGCTTTTGGTAAATCTTTATGAATATCTCTAACGGATTTTCCTAATTTCACAGCTTTGGAATACACCGCATAAGTACTTGAAGGGGAGTATTTAAAAACTTTTGTTCCTTTAGAATCATTGAGAAGGTTAACTCTTCTCTTGGTATCCAAATTTAGCTCATACCACTGTCCATCATAAAGAAAACCAATGGTTTCATCATCTTTGGTTTTACTCACCTTACTCACGTGTCCACTAAGCTTCGTCAAAGCTTTTAGCTCTTTGGTTTTGTAGTTTAAAAGGTAAATATTTGATTGTCCTTCGTTTCTTTTTACGTTATAAGTTCCTAAGGTTACAATTCCTTCATCCTCATTTAGGCTAAAATGATATCTAATTCGGTTTAACTCCCATAATTTTTCGGGAGTTATAGGGTATTTTTTTTGTGCCTTAGCCTCTTGAAAAAAAGAGGTTGTGATTAATACAAAAAGAATAAATGTGTGTTTCAATAATACCTTCATGCTGAACTTGTTGAGTCGATGTGTTTTTGTTAAATTTGATTTCTATACAAGACTTACCAATTTATATGCCCTTTTAGAAAATCAATTTTATTTTTTTGTGCTAGTCAATAGTTTTTATTCAATTATACCATCTTAAATAGTTATTTCCTTGCATAAAAAACAATTGAGTTTGCAAATATAATTAAATAGCCCATAGAGTATTATATCTATGGGCTATTCCTTTTTTTTATTATAAGCAAAATTCGTTTTTCACTATTTCACAAAGAAATCTACTCTTCTATTTTGATCAAAACCTTGATACAAAGGTTTTAATTCACCATTACTACTTGTGGTAATTCTTGAGCGATTGATTCCGTATTGCTTCACTAAAAGATCGGCACATTCATCGGCACGGTTTTTTCCGAGTTTTTGATTGTAATCCTTTGTTCCACGGATATCTGTATTTCCTACAATACATACTTTTTTATCCGCATTCTCTTTAAGGTAATTGGCTACTTTCGCTACTTCAGTAATCTTTATTTTCTTATAGTCGTCTGTAGAGAAATACACCGAGTGAAATTTATTTTCGGCTACTGCACATGATTTTAAACTAGATGCACAGGTAGTTTTCTTGCTATCACAACTTTTCTTAGTATCACAAGATTTCTTGGAAGTTTTACAAGATGCTTTCGTTTTACATGAACTGCTTTTAGCTTTTGTTTTACATGCTGATGGAAATGCCGTATAGGATCCTCCTTTTGAGAAAACATAAACTGTTTTGCTCGTTCTCATATAATTTGGTTCTGTAGCA
This portion of the Flavobacteriales bacterium genome encodes:
- the arsS gene encoding arsenosugar biosynthesis radical SAM protein ArsS (Some members of this family are selenoproteins.) produces the protein MGSKKSLLAQKIPLASPKLQMDWLSGKRFQETELPTFTQKLKEGTHFPLKPKKLDIFQINVGYMCNQVCAHCHVDAGPDRREIMTKETMELCLEVYKKSGATTLDLTGGAPEMNPHFRWFVEEASKIGVQDFIVRSNLTILRAAPRYHDMPAFFKKHNIHVVSSLPFYKKGKTDKQRGDGVFQASIEALKELNKVGYGKEGSGLQLDLVYNPAGAFLPADQGELENQFKKSLKEDFGIEFNSLFAITNLPVSRFLEYLIRSENYEDYMETLIEAYNPSAVENVMCTNTLSVSWDGFLYDCDFNQMLDLKVATKTSKHLKDFNLKELENRNIIVNQHCYGCTAGAGSSCQGTVI
- the arsM gene encoding arsenosugar biosynthesis arsenite methyltransferase ArsM, translating into MSYLKATNDLYKAAAETPDVGLCCTTNPVWSFPELEIPKIMLEMNYGCGSTVNPRDLVNTPNVLYVGVGGGMELLQFSYFSRKKGGVIGVDVVDEMLEASAKNFEEAEKSNTWFNKEFVELKKGDALNLPIEDNTIDVAAQNCLFNIFKEEDLTKALKEMYRVLKPNGRLVMSDPICEQEMNETLRSDDRLRAECLSGSIPLKDYIKAMTDVGFGTIEIRAKRAYRVLSPNHYPTDELIYIESVEVCAIKDPMPADGPCVFTGKTAIYHGEKEFFDDNAGHILLRNQPTAICDKTAGALAKLDEEIYISESTFHYDGGGCC
- a CDS encoding S9 family peptidase; this encodes MKVLLKHTFILFVLITTSFFQEAKAQKKYPITPEKLWELNRIRYHFSLNEDEGIVTLGTYNVKRNEGQSNIYLLNYKTKELKALTKLSGHVSKVSKTKDDETIGFLYDGQWYELNLDTKRRVNLLNDSKGTKVFKYSPSSTYAVYSKAVKLGKSVRDIHKDLPKADVKIYDDLNYRHWNQWNDEFYDHLVVQSYNSGRLYGEKVDILKKTKFDVPTKPFGGFGDLTWSPDGRKLVYVAKKYTGKKYASSTNTDLYEYDVKSRKTKVLSAENKGYDTHPSFSPNGKYLAWTQMRTPTYESDKNNIVVLKRSKDLLYNLTYNFSETVQDFKWSKDGNNIYFQAPFRGSNHIFKIDVSSTFENPPITKITTGDFNYGLADVLENKLILSRTDFNRATELYQCDLDGGNLKAISKVNEDVYSKILDSKVEKRAVTTSDGKKMLTWVIYPPNFDPNKKYPALLYCQGGPQAMVSQFYSYRWNFQLMAAQGYIVIAPNRRGLPGFGEEWNAAISRDWGGQAMKDYLSAVDDLKKESFVDEDKIGAVGASYGGYSVYMLAGIHQKRFKTFISHCGLFNLESWYGSTEELFFAHWDIGGPYWIDTYKENYQKNSPHKYVQNWDTPMMVIHGGKDYRVPDTQGLEAYQAARMKGLKARLMYFPNEGHWVLGPQNSLLWHREFFKWLEETM
- a CDS encoding arsenosugar biosynthesis-associated peroxidase-like protein, producing MAEKTYYNPKDLKKFGEITEWDQELGEKFFDYYGEVFKDGALTSREKSLIALAVAHTVQCSYCIDAYSQDGIKRGLEKEEMMEAVHVAAAIRSGATLVHSVQMMNKYDKLSM
- a CDS encoding OmpA family protein is translated as MKNTFLTLVTLLFVGFGSAQETNLSELTEGHEDIVVKLNKRVIGNKYTMRVNNDRQRDAQEDRIYFDNRLKLNKNRHVVYFENLEDANKFLSRNGYNLNLSKFAYWDHPDGTKNYNEGRNGTAKIGDIATEPNYMRTSKTVYVFSKGGSYTAFPSACKTKAKSSSCKTKASCKTSKKSCDTKKSCDSKKTTCASSLKSCAVAENKFHSVYFSTDDYKKIKITEVAKVANYLKENADKKVCIVGNTDIRGTKDYNQKLGKNRADECADLLVKQYGINRSRITTSSNGELKPLYQGFDQNRRVDFFVK